The following proteins are encoded in a genomic region of Streptomyces sp. NBC_01723:
- a CDS encoding sensor histidine kinase yields the protein MTEDVWTRWPSKEALRHEGVSTPRRLLAWFARLVVFGALLWGAFTSSHVHGWGAAAAAAGLLVAVFLAWAYSRTTLAHQLWPSLALLTALLGVAVAAQSGGFRVPALVIWCASAVAAMERMPLVAALPMTAVALTSYAIAADDPWLTTLATTAGLALAGYVLRLDAEGRGSTIRLLAQERAARAAEAESAALAERARIAREIHDVLAHSLSAQLVHLEAARLLIERGADRERILDRVVAARGMARDGLTETRQALSALRGELTPLEDFLAHLVRATESDAEVTIAGDRRPLPAEASQAVRRVAQEALTNVRKHAPGAGVRVRLDYGAHEVTLDVRDSGGSRGELTTTGGGYGLLGMRERAELLGGSLRAGPGEEGFVVTLKVPV from the coding sequence GTGACGGAGGACGTCTGGACGAGGTGGCCCTCCAAGGAGGCGCTCCGCCACGAGGGAGTCTCCACACCCCGTCGCCTGCTGGCCTGGTTCGCGCGGCTGGTGGTGTTCGGGGCGCTGCTGTGGGGAGCGTTCACGAGCAGTCATGTGCACGGCTGGGGCGCGGCCGCGGCGGCCGCCGGACTGCTGGTGGCGGTGTTCCTGGCATGGGCCTATTCCAGGACCACGCTCGCGCACCAGCTGTGGCCCTCCCTTGCGCTCCTCACGGCGCTGCTGGGGGTGGCGGTCGCCGCCCAGAGCGGAGGCTTCCGGGTGCCCGCCCTGGTCATCTGGTGCGCCAGCGCCGTCGCGGCCATGGAGAGGATGCCCCTCGTGGCGGCACTGCCCATGACGGCGGTGGCCCTGACCTCCTACGCCATCGCCGCGGACGACCCGTGGCTGACCACCTTGGCGACGACGGCCGGACTGGCCCTCGCCGGGTACGTGCTGCGGCTGGACGCCGAGGGCAGAGGCAGCACGATACGGCTGCTGGCGCAGGAGCGAGCCGCGCGGGCGGCCGAGGCCGAGTCCGCCGCGCTCGCCGAGCGGGCCCGCATCGCCCGGGAGATCCACGACGTACTGGCGCACAGCCTCTCCGCGCAACTGGTGCACCTGGAGGCGGCCCGGTTGCTGATCGAGCGGGGAGCCGACCGGGAGCGGATCCTCGACCGGGTGGTGGCGGCGCGCGGCATGGCCCGCGACGGACTCACCGAGACCCGGCAGGCGCTGTCCGCCCTGCGCGGTGAGCTGACGCCGTTGGAGGACTTCCTGGCCCACCTCGTCCGGGCGACCGAGAGCGACGCCGAGGTGACCATTGCGGGGGACCGCAGACCTCTGCCGGCGGAGGCGTCGCAGGCCGTGCGCAGAGTGGCCCAGGAGGCCCTGACGAACGTCCGCAAGCACGCCCCGGGCGCCGGCGTGCGGGTGCGCCTGGACTACGGCGCCCATGAGGTGACGCTCGACGTGCGGGACTCCGGAGGCTCGCGCGGCGAACTCACCACCACCGGAGGCGGGTACGGTCTGCTGGGCATGCGGGAGCGTGCCGAACTGCTGGGCGGCTCGCTGCGGGCCGGTCCGGGCGAGGAGGGGTTCGTGGTGACGTTGAAGGTGCCGGTATGA
- a CDS encoding response regulator transcription factor: MTEEARATPARVVVADDQTVVREGIVMLLGLLPGVEVVGAAGDGEEAVRLVAELAPDVVLMDLRMPRCDGVEATRRIRAEHPGTQVVVLTTYADDDSLFPALTAGARGYLTKDAGGEEIVRAVHSVLSGDAGLSPSIQRRLLEHLSESGPRPAGPQEPPDGLTTRETEVLVLIAEGLNNQQIASRMHVSTATVKTHINNLFAKTGLKDRAQAVRYAYGKGLVPPPRG; encoded by the coding sequence ATGACGGAGGAGGCCCGGGCGACACCCGCGCGGGTGGTCGTCGCGGACGATCAGACCGTGGTGCGGGAGGGGATCGTGATGCTCCTCGGACTGCTGCCCGGCGTCGAGGTCGTGGGCGCCGCGGGCGACGGCGAGGAGGCGGTGCGCCTGGTCGCCGAACTCGCCCCGGACGTGGTGCTGATGGACCTGCGCATGCCCCGCTGCGACGGCGTCGAGGCGACCCGCAGAATCCGCGCCGAGCACCCCGGGACCCAGGTCGTCGTGCTCACGACGTATGCGGACGACGATTCGCTGTTCCCGGCGTTGACGGCGGGAGCGCGGGGCTATCTCACCAAGGACGCGGGCGGGGAGGAGATCGTCCGGGCGGTGCACAGCGTCCTGTCCGGGGACGCGGGGCTCTCGCCGAGCATCCAGCGGCGACTGCTGGAGCACCTGTCCGAGTCCGGGCCCCGGCCGGCCGGCCCGCAGGAGCCGCCGGACGGACTCACCACCCGGGAGACCGAGGTCCTGGTCCTGATCGCCGAAGGGCTCAACAACCAGCAGATCGCGAGCAGAATGCACGTCTCCACGGCGACCGTGAAGACGCACATCAACAACCTGTTCGCCAAGACGGGGCTCAAGGACCGCGCTCAGGCGGTGCGTTACGCCTACGGGAAGGGGCTGGTCCCACCGCCCAGGGGTTGA
- a CDS encoding DUF485 domain-containing protein, whose translation MQSSNDRSRGAGSGPESAVDPRAVPGRAYVETSPAPRYDDIRYDDPWYDALASGWGESADAAPPEPALPGMRREPAGEPSRGAAEVYLEVQRSPAFQEVRSRYRRFVGPAVAAFLVWYLAYVVAATTAPGLMARPVAGAVNVAMVAGLGQFLTTFLLTWAYARHARLRRDRAALELRWDTQELTRGVRGGAS comes from the coding sequence ATGCAGTCAAGCAATGACCGTTCCCGCGGCGCCGGGAGTGGTCCCGAGAGCGCGGTCGACCCCCGCGCCGTACCGGGCCGGGCATACGTCGAGACGTCCCCGGCCCCCCGGTACGACGACATCCGGTACGACGACCCGTGGTACGACGCGCTCGCGTCCGGCTGGGGTGAGTCCGCGGATGCCGCGCCCCCTGAGCCGGCGCTGCCGGGGATGCGCAGGGAACCGGCCGGGGAACCGTCCCGGGGTGCGGCCGAGGTGTACCTGGAGGTGCAGCGCAGCCCCGCCTTCCAGGAGGTGCGCAGCCGGTACCGGAGGTTCGTGGGGCCGGCGGTCGCCGCCTTCCTCGTCTGGTACCTCGCCTACGTGGTGGCCGCCACCACGGCACCCGGGCTGATGGCCCGTCCGGTGGCGGGCGCGGTGAACGTGGCGATGGTCGCGGGGCTCGGGCAGTTCCTCACCACCTTCCTGCTCACCTGGGCCTACGCCCGGCATGCCCGACTGCGCAGGGACCGGGCAGCGCTCGAACTGCGCTGGGACACCCAGGAACTGACCCGCGGCGTACGGGGTGGCGCGTCATGA
- a CDS encoding solute symporter family protein, translating to MTGDHQTLALLLFSTFVAVTLGITTWVSRHRQGSAEEFYAGGRLFSPMENGFAIAGDYMSAASFLGISGLIALYGYDGMLYSVGFLVAWLVVLFLVAELVRNCGRFTLADVVASRMRERPVRIAAGTSSVTVSVLYLVAQMVGAGSLVALLLGGTTEAARTWTVIGVGALMVIYVSLGGMRATTWIQIVKAVLLLGGTAALTTLVLVRFQGDFDRLLRTAAERSGHGEAFLAPGLAYGGDWTSRFDFISLGLALVLGTAGLPHILSRFYTVPTARAARRSVVWSIGLIGGFYLMTIVLGFGAAALVGPDAVRASNAAGNTAVPLLALDLGGGAGSTGGTVLFAVVAAIAFATILAVVAGITLASSASVAHDLYASLRRRETEPRSEVAVARIAAVGIGAVAIGLGLLARDLNVAFLVGLAFAVAASANLPVLLYSLFWRGFTTRGAVWAVYGGLVPAVVLVLLSPVVSGGPQSLFPDVDFQYFPLQNPGLVSVPLGFLAGWLGTVTSPESPDEAKHAETEVRSLTGAGAV from the coding sequence ATGACCGGCGACCACCAGACGCTGGCGCTGTTGCTGTTCAGCACGTTCGTCGCCGTCACACTGGGCATCACCACGTGGGTGAGCCGCCACCGGCAGGGGTCGGCGGAGGAGTTCTACGCGGGCGGCCGTCTCTTCTCACCGATGGAGAATGGTTTTGCCATCGCGGGCGACTACATGTCCGCCGCGTCCTTCCTCGGCATCTCGGGGCTCATCGCGCTCTACGGCTACGACGGCATGCTGTACTCGGTGGGCTTCCTGGTGGCCTGGCTCGTCGTGCTGTTCCTAGTCGCCGAACTGGTGCGCAACTGCGGCAGGTTCACCCTCGCCGACGTCGTGGCCTCCAGGATGCGGGAGCGGCCGGTGCGGATAGCGGCGGGGACCTCCTCGGTCACCGTGTCCGTCCTGTACCTGGTGGCGCAGATGGTCGGCGCGGGCAGTCTGGTCGCCCTGCTGCTCGGCGGCACCACCGAGGCGGCGCGGACCTGGACCGTCATCGGCGTCGGCGCCCTGATGGTGATCTACGTGTCGCTGGGCGGGATGCGCGCCACCACCTGGATTCAGATCGTGAAGGCGGTGCTGCTGCTCGGCGGCACCGCGGCCCTGACCACGCTCGTCCTGGTGCGCTTCCAGGGCGACTTCGACCGACTGTTGCGCACGGCGGCCGAACGCAGTGGCCACGGGGAGGCGTTCCTGGCGCCGGGGCTGGCGTACGGCGGGGACTGGACCTCCCGCTTCGACTTCATCAGCCTGGGGCTGGCCCTGGTGCTGGGCACGGCCGGGCTGCCGCACATCCTGTCCCGCTTCTACACGGTGCCCACGGCCCGCGCGGCGCGGCGGTCCGTCGTCTGGTCGATCGGACTCATCGGCGGCTTCTACCTGATGACGATCGTGCTCGGCTTCGGCGCCGCCGCCCTGGTCGGACCGGACGCCGTGCGCGCGTCCAACGCGGCCGGCAACACGGCGGTCCCGCTGCTCGCCCTCGACCTGGGCGGGGGCGCGGGCTCCACCGGCGGGACGGTGCTGTTCGCGGTCGTCGCCGCCATCGCCTTCGCCACCATCCTGGCGGTGGTCGCCGGCATCACCCTGGCGTCCTCCGCGTCCGTGGCCCACGACCTCTACGCGTCCCTGCGCCGCCGCGAGACGGAGCCGCGCAGCGAGGTCGCCGTGGCGCGGATCGCCGCTGTCGGGATCGGTGCCGTCGCGATCGGACTCGGCCTGCTCGCCCGCGATCTCAACGTCGCGTTCCTGGTGGGCCTCGCCTTCGCCGTCGCCGCCTCGGCAAACCTGCCCGTGCTGCTCTACTCGCTGTTCTGGCGCGGCTTCACCACGCGCGGAGCGGTGTGGGCCGTCTACGGCGGCCTGGTCCCGGCGGTGGTGCTCGTGCTGCTGTCCCCGGTGGTGTCGGGCGGTCCGCAGTCGCTCTTCCCGGACGTCGACTTCCAGTACTTCCCGTTGCAGAACCCGGGTCTGGTCTCGGTCCCCCTCGGCTTCCTCGCCGGCTGGCTGGGCACGGTCACCTCGCCGGAAAGCCCGGACGAGGCCAAGCACGCCGAGACGGAGGTGCGGTCACTGACCGGGGCGGGGGCCGTGTAG
- a CDS encoding DUF7342 family protein yields MIEVLIVDDDTRVARVNAAYVEKVPGFHVAGEAHSAVEALRSVERLPRLDLILLDHYLPDRTGLEVVQEMRRRGHQTDVIMVTAARDVSTVQAAMRQGALQYLVKPFAYAGLRAKLEAYAELRRTLDGGGEAEQAEVDRIFGALSAPSEPGLPKGHSPTTAESVRQCLMKSERPLSAQEIAERTGVSRQTAQRYLKLLERTGRARLTLKYGDAGRPEHRYEWATRP; encoded by the coding sequence ATGATCGAGGTCCTGATCGTGGACGACGACACGCGGGTCGCGCGGGTCAACGCCGCCTACGTCGAGAAGGTGCCGGGCTTCCACGTTGCGGGCGAGGCGCACAGCGCCGTGGAGGCGCTGCGCAGCGTGGAACGGCTGCCGCGCCTCGACCTGATCCTGCTCGACCACTACCTGCCCGACCGGACCGGCCTGGAGGTCGTCCAGGAGATGCGGCGGCGTGGCCACCAGACGGACGTGATCATGGTGACGGCCGCCCGGGACGTGTCGACCGTCCAGGCGGCGATGCGGCAGGGAGCCCTGCAGTATCTGGTGAAGCCCTTCGCCTACGCGGGGCTGCGCGCCAAGCTGGAGGCGTACGCGGAGCTGCGGCGCACCCTCGACGGGGGCGGTGAGGCGGAGCAGGCGGAGGTGGACCGGATCTTCGGCGCCCTGTCGGCGCCGTCGGAACCGGGGCTGCCCAAGGGCCACTCCCCCACCACAGCCGAGTCGGTGCGCCAGTGCCTGATGAAGTCCGAGAGACCGCTCTCAGCCCAGGAGATCGCCGAACGGACCGGGGTGAGCCGCCAGACCGCACAGCGCTATCTGAAGCTACTGGAGCGCACGGGACGAGCCAGGCTGACGCTCAAGTACGGCGACGCGGGCCGCCCGGAACACCGCTACGAGTGGGCGACCCGCCCGTGA
- a CDS encoding sensor histidine kinase — protein MSSTPPVRRRRLGLPRRVFSQVLLMQLAIAAGVAVLATGLFLAPLGDQLDDQAMRRALAIAQTTAQQPQVAEELRTTRPTTDGPVQAEAERIRKATQAEYVVVMDRQGVRWSHTDPSRIGEVVSTDPGQALAGRDVMEIDDGTLGRSARGKVPLRDADGDIVGAVSVGIAYDSVRARLIHAIPGLFAYAGGALAVGALAAWLISRRVQRQTRDLAFSDIAGLLAEREAMLHGIREGVVALDREGRMRLLNDEAQRLLGLGAEAVGRSPDEALGAGRTADVLAGRATGTDLLTVRGQRVLVANRMPTDDGGAVATLRDRTELEQLGRELDSTRGLIDALRAQDHEHANRMHTLLGLLELEMYDDAVEFVGEVVGDHRVTAEQITERIQDPLLAALLVGKATVAAERGVTLWVSDRTRLPDRLVDPRGLVTIVGNLVDNALDATAGTPHARVEVELRAQGRATTLRVRDTGPGIPAEHRELVFTAGWSTKEPPAHRRRGIGLSLVRRLAERQGGSATVDAAHGGGAEFVVVLPEALAEADLERVPSARAVPAPTPVNTAAEEESR, from the coding sequence ATGAGCTCCACTCCCCCCGTACGCCGCAGGCGCCTCGGCCTGCCGCGGCGGGTGTTCTCGCAGGTGCTGCTGATGCAGCTGGCGATCGCCGCGGGAGTCGCGGTGCTCGCGACCGGGCTGTTCCTGGCACCCCTCGGCGACCAGCTGGACGACCAGGCGATGCGCCGGGCGCTGGCGATCGCGCAGACCACCGCGCAGCAGCCGCAGGTCGCCGAGGAACTGCGGACCACCCGTCCGACGACGGACGGGCCGGTGCAGGCGGAGGCGGAGCGGATCCGGAAGGCCACACAGGCCGAGTACGTCGTCGTGATGGACCGGCAGGGCGTGCGCTGGTCGCACACCGACCCGTCACGGATCGGCGAGGTCGTCTCGACCGACCCCGGGCAGGCGCTGGCCGGACGGGACGTGATGGAGATCGACGACGGCACCCTCGGCCGCTCCGCACGCGGCAAGGTGCCCCTGCGCGACGCCGACGGCGACATCGTGGGAGCGGTCTCGGTCGGCATCGCCTACGACAGCGTGCGGGCACGGCTGATCCACGCCATTCCGGGCCTGTTCGCGTACGCCGGGGGCGCCCTGGCCGTGGGCGCGCTGGCGGCCTGGCTCATCTCGCGCCGGGTGCAGCGGCAGACCCGCGACCTGGCCTTCTCGGACATCGCAGGCCTGCTCGCGGAGCGCGAGGCCATGCTGCACGGCATCCGGGAGGGTGTGGTCGCCCTGGACCGCGAGGGCAGGATGCGGCTGCTCAACGACGAGGCGCAGCGGTTGCTCGGCCTCGGCGCCGAGGCCGTCGGCCGCTCCCCCGACGAGGCGCTCGGCGCGGGGCGCACGGCCGACGTCCTGGCGGGCCGGGCGACCGGCACCGATCTGCTGACGGTCCGCGGCCAGCGGGTCCTGGTGGCCAACCGGATGCCCACCGACGACGGAGGCGCGGTCGCCACCCTGCGCGACCGCACCGAGCTGGAGCAACTCGGCCGGGAGCTGGACTCGACACGCGGCCTGATCGACGCCCTGCGCGCTCAGGACCACGAGCACGCCAACCGCATGCACACCTTGCTGGGGCTGCTCGAACTGGAGATGTACGACGACGCCGTGGAGTTCGTCGGGGAGGTGGTCGGCGATCACCGGGTGACCGCGGAGCAGATCACCGAGCGGATCCAGGACCCGCTGCTGGCCGCCCTGCTGGTCGGCAAGGCGACCGTCGCGGCGGAACGCGGAGTGACCCTCTGGGTGTCGGACCGGACGCGGCTGCCGGACCGGCTGGTCGACCCCAGGGGGCTCGTCACGATCGTCGGCAACCTGGTGGACAACGCCCTCGACGCCACCGCTGGGACGCCGCACGCGCGCGTGGAGGTCGAACTGCGCGCACAGGGGCGCGCCACCACGCTCCGGGTGCGCGACACCGGGCCCGGGATCCCGGCGGAACACCGCGAGCTGGTGTTCACGGCGGGATGGTCGACCAAGGAGCCGCCGGCCCACCGCCGGCGCGGTATAGGGCTGTCGCTGGTGCGCAGGCTGGCCGAGCGGCAGGGCGGCAGCGCCACCGTCGACGCGGCGCACGGCGGAGGCGCGGAGTTCGTGGTCGTCCTGCCCGAGGCACTGGCGGAGGCGGACCTGGAACGCGTCCCCAGTGCCCGCGCGGTACCGGCCCCCACCCCCGTGAACACCGCTGCCGAGGAGGAGTCCCGATGA
- a CDS encoding sucrase ferredoxin: MSTCSTVSRDLDEPVSGTAPTATTWLLLEQPGPWGAKALTSSHLDPALGRTLEEAVKGTGVRVGLIRRPGRHADRGTPVERRVYAAHTVPGNVWVHATTIRDPRRLLDLDFAALGRGDHRGFDSALDGGPHLGDPLALVCTNGKRDRCCALLGRPLAAELAASGATGVWEVTHLGGHRFSPTVLVLPHGYVYGRVQAHDVKEILHGAREGRIVVEGCRGNSAWERPGQAAELALRSTLGEAGAGALSVVRTDGAAPRWEVTLAHADGRHWRVTVAQGPSSPPRPESCGASVLGSPARMEATAVRALTVTAALAS, translated from the coding sequence GTGAGTACGTGCTCAACCGTCTCCCGGGACCTCGACGAGCCCGTTTCGGGCACCGCGCCCACCGCGACGACCTGGCTGCTTCTCGAACAGCCCGGCCCGTGGGGCGCCAAGGCGCTGACGTCGAGCCACCTGGACCCCGCACTCGGCCGCACGCTGGAAGAGGCGGTGAAGGGTACGGGTGTGCGCGTCGGGCTCATCCGCCGGCCCGGACGGCACGCGGACCGCGGCACTCCGGTCGAACGCAGGGTGTACGCGGCCCACACCGTGCCGGGGAACGTGTGGGTGCACGCCACCACGATCAGGGATCCCCGACGACTGCTCGACCTCGATTTCGCGGCGCTCGGCCGGGGCGATCACCGCGGCTTCGACTCGGCCCTCGACGGCGGCCCCCATCTCGGCGATCCTCTGGCTCTCGTCTGCACCAACGGCAAGCGGGACCGCTGCTGCGCACTCCTCGGCCGCCCGCTGGCGGCCGAACTCGCCGCCTCCGGGGCGACGGGCGTCTGGGAGGTCACGCACCTGGGAGGCCACCGCTTCTCGCCGACCGTGCTCGTCCTGCCCCACGGATACGTCTACGGCCGCGTCCAGGCCCACGACGTCAAGGAGATCCTGCACGGCGCCCGGGAGGGCCGGATCGTCGTCGAGGGCTGCCGCGGGAACTCGGCGTGGGAGCGTCCCGGCCAGGCCGCCGAGCTGGCCCTGCGCTCGACCCTGGGCGAGGCCGGGGCCGGGGCGCTGAGCGTCGTACGGACGGACGGTGCCGCGCCCCGCTGGGAGGTGACCCTGGCCCACGCGGACGGGCGGCACTGGCGGGTCACCGTCGCCCAGGGCCCGTCGTCGCCGCCGCGCCCGGAGAGCTGCGGGGCCTCGGTCCTCGGCTCACCGGCGCGCATGGAGGCCACGGCGGTGCGCGCACTGACCGTGACGGCGGCTCTCGCGAGCTGA
- a CDS encoding citrate synthase produces MRDQDPGRPDDAERRLTTKEAAELLGVKPETVYAYVSRGRLGSRRTHDGRGSTFDAEEVRALARRNRRDTGTPATSGQELAVRTRITLIESDRYYYRGVDAVELAARHSYEEVAEWLWTGELRSGAAFSAPESSVTVARRAVGALPEHAAPTDRLRVAAIAAAVADPLRFDLSEGAVLGTARILIPTLVAALPPVARDSDDRAPLAHRLWTRLSGRPADEPTLHALDTALSLLVDHDLAASTLAVRVAASARAHAYAAVSAGLGVIEGPLHGAAGGLAHRMLLEVLDQGNAAPVVAEELRAGRRIPGLGHRLYPGEDPRARALFALLEDIPRAGPALAAARDVQATAARHTPLHANVDLALAVLTASSGMAPSAAETIFAVARTAGWIAHALEEYGERPLRMRPSGLYTGPRPPQPLPE; encoded by the coding sequence ATGCGCGATCAAGACCCCGGCCGCCCGGACGACGCCGAACGGCGCCTGACCACCAAGGAGGCGGCCGAACTCCTCGGCGTGAAACCCGAGACCGTGTACGCGTACGTCAGCCGCGGCCGGCTCGGCAGCCGGCGCACCCACGACGGCAGGGGCAGCACCTTCGACGCGGAGGAGGTACGGGCCCTCGCCCGGCGCAACCGGCGCGACACCGGCACCCCCGCGACCTCCGGCCAGGAACTGGCCGTGCGCACCCGCATCACGCTCATCGAGAGCGACCGGTACTACTACCGGGGCGTCGACGCGGTCGAACTCGCCGCGCGCCACAGCTACGAAGAGGTCGCCGAATGGCTCTGGACCGGGGAGCTGCGCTCCGGTGCCGCCTTCTCCGCACCCGAGTCCTCCGTGACCGTCGCCCGCCGGGCCGTCGGCGCCCTGCCCGAACACGCCGCCCCCACCGACCGGTTGCGGGTCGCGGCGATCGCCGCCGCGGTCGCGGACCCGCTCCGCTTCGACCTGTCCGAGGGCGCGGTACTGGGCACCGCGCGCATCCTCATCCCCACCCTCGTAGCCGCGCTGCCGCCCGTAGCGCGCGACAGCGACGACCGGGCTCCCCTCGCCCACCGCCTGTGGACCCGGCTCAGCGGGCGTCCCGCCGACGAGCCGACACTGCACGCCCTGGACACCGCGCTCTCCCTGCTCGTCGACCACGACCTGGCCGCCTCCACGCTCGCCGTGCGCGTGGCGGCGTCGGCCCGGGCGCACGCCTACGCCGCGGTGTCCGCCGGGCTCGGCGTGATCGAGGGGCCGCTGCACGGCGCAGCGGGCGGGCTCGCGCACCGGATGCTGCTGGAGGTGCTCGACCAGGGCAACGCGGCACCCGTGGTCGCCGAGGAGCTGCGGGCCGGCCGGCGCATCCCGGGCCTGGGGCACCGGCTCTACCCCGGCGAGGACCCACGCGCGCGTGCCCTGTTCGCGCTCCTGGAGGACATCCCGCGAGCCGGGCCCGCGCTCGCCGCGGCCCGGGACGTCCAGGCCACCGCCGCCCGCCACACCCCGCTGCACGCCAACGTCGACCTGGCCCTCGCCGTCCTCACCGCCTCCTCCGGCATGGCGCCCTCCGCGGCCGAGACGATCTTCGCGGTGGCCCGCACGGCGGGCTGGATCGCGCACGCGCTGGAGGAGTACGGGGAGCGCCCCCTGCGGATGCGGCCGAGTGGGCTCTATACGGGCCCGCGGCCGCCGCAGCCACTGCCGGAGTAG
- a CDS encoding citrate synthase/methylcitrate synthase: protein MSVNRTAAGPSPVASPAASVEVPRGLAGVVVAETEVGDVRGLEGFYHYRQYSAVELARSRGFEDVWHLLVHGELPDARRGAAFAAETAAMRSLPDAVRAALPAIAAAGGHSGPLAGMRTALSLLGAARGFRPVYDLSAEQRRQDTLVAAAAVPTLLTALHRLARGLDPVEPREDLSYAANYLFMLTGEEPDARRTRAIEQYLISTIDHGFNASTFTARVIASTGADVAAGLTGAVAALSGPLHGGAPSRALDTLDAIGTPERIDGWIRERVLAGDRIMGFGHAVYRTEDPRSRMLREVAQGFGGPRVEFAVEVERRVEAILAELKPGRELHTNVEFYAGVVMELCGLPREMFTPTFAAARVVGWSANILEQARDSKIIRPAARYVGPGAPAVVPASA, encoded by the coding sequence ATGTCTGTCAACAGAACCGCGGCCGGTCCGTCCCCAGTGGCGTCCCCAGCGGCGTCCGTCGAGGTACCGCGCGGGCTCGCCGGTGTCGTGGTGGCCGAGACCGAGGTCGGCGACGTGCGGGGGCTCGAGGGCTTCTACCACTACCGCCAGTACTCGGCCGTCGAACTCGCGCGCAGCCGCGGCTTCGAGGACGTCTGGCATCTCCTGGTGCACGGGGAGCTCCCGGACGCGCGGCGCGGCGCGGCCTTCGCCGCCGAGACCGCGGCGATGCGGAGCCTCCCCGACGCGGTGCGCGCGGCGCTTCCTGCCATCGCTGCGGCCGGCGGGCACTCCGGCCCACTCGCCGGCATGCGCACGGCCCTGTCGCTGCTGGGCGCGGCCCGGGGCTTCAGACCCGTGTACGACCTGTCGGCAGAGCAGCGCCGCCAGGACACCCTGGTGGCCGCGGCCGCCGTCCCGACGCTGCTGACCGCCCTGCACCGGCTGGCACGCGGACTCGACCCGGTCGAGCCGCGCGAGGACCTGTCCTACGCGGCGAACTACCTCTTCATGTTGACGGGCGAGGAGCCGGACGCCCGGCGCACACGGGCGATCGAGCAGTACTTGATCTCCACCATTGACCACGGCTTCAACGCGTCAACGTTCACCGCGCGGGTCATCGCCTCGACGGGCGCGGACGTCGCGGCGGGCCTCACCGGAGCCGTGGCGGCGCTGTCCGGGCCCTTGCACGGCGGTGCGCCCAGCCGGGCGCTGGACACCCTGGACGCCATCGGCACACCGGAACGCATCGACGGCTGGATCCGCGAGCGGGTGCTCGCCGGTGACCGCATCATGGGCTTCGGCCACGCCGTCTACCGCACCGAGGACCCGCGCTCCAGGATGCTCCGTGAGGTGGCGCAGGGGTTCGGCGGTCCGCGCGTGGAGTTCGCCGTCGAGGTGGAGCGCCGGGTCGAGGCGATCCTCGCGGAGCTGAAACCGGGACGGGAGTTGCACACCAACGTCGAGTTCTACGCGGGCGTGGTCATGGAACTGTGCGGTCTGCCGCGCGAGATGTTCACCCCGACGTTCGCGGCGGCGCGGGTGGTGGGCTGGAGCGCGAACATCCTGGAACAGGCGCGGGACTCGAAGATCATCCGTCCGGCGGCGCGGTATGTGGGGCCGGGGGCGCCGGCCGTGGTGCCGGCGTCCGCGTGA
- a CDS encoding DUF6082 family protein encodes MATRKKITGRFGSAATGLLLATAGLSLAARQWRLETVRLQERILELEELTSRRQSLAHQQRMHWELLTRAIDDPSLAEVIDTYDKGIPAERRRQFFYANAWYVNLYHVHQAGLLDQEGLQGRLREFFQSPIFREYWEASRNMRASLDERSEEARLGRVVDALVRDLDEADTEEWWVVGTPPND; translated from the coding sequence ATGGCCACACGCAAGAAGATCACGGGGAGGTTCGGCTCCGCGGCGACCGGGCTGCTGCTCGCCACGGCGGGACTGTCGCTGGCCGCGCGGCAGTGGCGGCTGGAGACGGTGCGCTTGCAGGAGCGAATACTGGAGCTGGAGGAGCTGACCAGTCGGCGGCAGTCGCTGGCGCATCAGCAGCGTATGCACTGGGAGTTGCTCACCAGGGCGATCGACGACCCGTCCCTCGCCGAGGTGATCGACACCTACGACAAGGGCATCCCGGCCGAACGGCGCCGCCAGTTCTTCTACGCGAACGCCTGGTACGTGAACCTCTACCACGTGCACCAGGCAGGACTCCTGGATCAGGAAGGGCTCCAGGGGCGCCTGCGGGAGTTCTTCCAGAGTCCGATCTTCCGTGAGTACTGGGAGGCGTCGAGGAACATGCGCGCCTCCCTCGACGAGCGCTCCGAGGAAGCCCGACTGGGGCGGGTGGTCGACGCTCTCGTCAGGGACCTGGACGAGGCCGACACGGAAGAGTGGTGGGTCGTGGGCACGCCTCCGAACGACTGA